TGAGCTGCTCGATGGGCGCCGCCATCTCCTTGACCCGCGCGGCCAGCTTCTCGTCCGGCGCGACCGAGCCGTCCAGCAGGATCGGCTGCCCCTCGGCCTTGACCAGCTTGCCCTCGTCGTCCCAGGTCAGGACCAGATGGCCCAGGTATTTGCCATAGGCATAGGCGGTCGCCACCGGAACCTCGGTGCCGTCCGCGCCCTTGACCATGGTCGGATAGGGTCCGGCGGCACCCTCGAACTGTCCCAGCAGCGTATGGCTGTGGCCGCCGATGACCGCGTCTATCCCGGCCACCTCGGCCGCGAATTCCTGATCGCGCCTGTAGCCGGAATGGGTCAGGGCGATGATCTTGTTCACGCCCTGCTCGGTCAATTCCTGGACATCGGCCTTCAGGCTGTCCATGTCGTCCAGGAAGATGACCTTATCGCCGGGCGCGGCGGTCTCGGGCGTGTCCATCGCCAGGGCCGAGACGATGCCCACCTGCTCCCCGCCGACATCCAGCACCAGAACGTCGCCGACCTTGTCCTTCAACTCGGGCGATTGCGACAGGTCCAGGTTGCCCGAGACGACCGGAAACTTGGCGCCCTCGGCCAGGATTTGCAGGCCCTGCGGCCCGTCGTCGAATTCGTGATTGCCGACCGCCATGGCGTCGAAGCCGATGGCGTTCATGAACTCGACCGTGTCCTTGCCCTTGTAGGTCGTATAGAAAAGGCTGCCCTGGTACTGGTCGCCCGCATCCAGCACGATGACGTTCTGGCCCTCGGCCTTCAGCCCGTCGCGCAGCTCGCGGATCTTGCTCGCCAGGCGCGCCACGCCGCCGAAGCATTCGCCCTTCGCCTCGGTCTCGGCGTCGCAGGTGCTGTCATAGGCGTTGATCGGCTCGATCCGGCTATGGAAATCGTTGATATGCAGCACATGCAGCGTGTAATCCGCCTGCGCCGCGCCAGAAGACAGCGCGACGATCGCCGCCGAAACCATGAGCCAGCGTTTCATCTCGATCCCTCTCACCCCGAATGTCCGAATGAACGGCAGATTGCG
This Paracoccus pantotrophus DNA region includes the following protein-coding sequences:
- a CDS encoding bifunctional metallophosphatase/5'-nucleotidase, with translation MKRWLMVSAAIVALSSGAAQADYTLHVLHINDFHSRIEPINAYDSTCDAETEAKGECFGGVARLASKIRELRDGLKAEGQNVIVLDAGDQYQGSLFYTTYKGKDTVEFMNAIGFDAMAVGNHEFDDGPQGLQILAEGAKFPVVSGNLDLSQSPELKDKVGDVLVLDVGGEQVGIVSALAMDTPETAAPGDKVIFLDDMDSLKADVQELTEQGVNKIIALTHSGYRRDQEFAAEVAGIDAVIGGHSHTLLGQFEGAAGPYPTMVKGADGTEVPVATAYAYGKYLGHLVLTWDDEGKLVKAEGQPILLDGSVAPDEKLAARVKEMAAPIEQLKQKRVAEIAAPIDGSRESCRARECEMGSLVADAMLARVKDQGITIAIQNGGGLRASIPAGVVTMGDVLSVLPFQNTLSTFQLKGADVIAALENGASQIEEGAGRFAQVAGLKYTLDPEAPAGSRISEVLVRDGSDWVPIDREAVYGVVSQNYMRAGGDGYRVFAENAMNAYDFGPDLADVLAEYLARQGPGFVPKLDGRITVK